The nucleotide window ttcgacCACTTTGTGCGACGTTAACAACTTGGAATGATCGCAAAGCACTTAACCTTAtgcaaagttcttttttaatgCGAGGTCGCCGTTGCAGCATTCATCGTACCTTCTCAAACTCCCTAATGATTCAGTTAATGTTTAACCCCAAAATATCATGTTTGTCTCGTTTTAGCGCTCTGTGGAGGTCCACTAACTTCTCCATCCGGATTCTTTGCATCTCCTTTTTATCCTCTGCCTTACCCGAACAACGCCCGCTGTGTTTGGTCAGTCTCTGTACCGCAGGGTTCCCTACTCAGGCTTAACTTCCTCTTCTTCAAAACAGAAAAATGGTAGGTTTCGTTTTCCCCTTTGAGTTGATTGAATGCGTGTTCTACTCCTAGACGTTTTGCAGAACTAATCGCTTACCCATTAGAAAGTGCACCAAAATGGAAAAGCTGCAATTACACATATTACGGATTGAACGAACGGTGTTGCTTGGTGAAATAATGAAATCATTTACGCATGACTTGATCTCAATTGCCAGCTATGATTTCGTGGAAATTTACGTCGGGCAAAGACTGGTTCGTCGTCTGAGTGgaggtgatgatgatgacgacgacaagGACGATGATAATAAGAAAgctgattatgatgatgattgCGATGATGACGATCTTGATGATCTAGATGACATCGATGACCACGAAGAAGACGGAGTACTCACTATTCATGGAACGGGCGAAATGATCAGGATTCTGTTTCGGTCCGATTACAGTGTAACGAGAAGAGGCTTCTTTGTTAGATATAAGATAGCTTCCCCGCAGCTGCCAGCAGCTGGTGAGTGAATAGTTGATGTTTTAATATAGCATGGAAAAAAGGCCAAACGCATGGTTGACACACCCGAGCACCAGTCCCATGGTGTGACCATGaccttacgcatgcgcacagcCATATCAGCCGGGCAGGTATCAGGCAACCATGGATAGCCGTTTCGTTAGGTCTCGTCAGCATGGCGAAGCCGACACACGCCgacccgttttttttttcaaaccccTTTATGCGACAGCTCCACCCATTGCAAAAGATAGTCGATTGTCGTTGTATAATAAATTAACTGGAAactaaatgaaagaaaagcgACACTCGTCCGGAGGCGTGGGGACCGcgtcccagggtcctctctatCCTTCGCGAGAAGGAGGAAGAAGATACTGGACGTCACTGACCAGATGAGAAATTCGTCGCATGATTACCCACGCAACGCTACCATGGCAACCCCGAAGTCGACTTTGTAGGAAGACTAGAGATctgtgtgtttttttgttttttgtatttgtttttgtttctttcgcTTTAGTTCCCTGTGGAGCACCACTGACCATTCCAACCGGTAGATTCACATCCCCAGGTTTTCCTGGAAAGTATCCAAACAATGCTGACTGCAGGTTCTCCATCACTGTGCCACTTGGTTCAATTCTAGTTTTGAACTTTAAGGCTTTCGAGACCGAGCGTTGGTAAGTTGATTACCGACGTAGCGATGTTCCTGACATACTATGTCAACCcaatgacaccttgtgacgccttTACAAAGTGGCGTGTATCTCAGCTGTTACCAAGGAAACAGTTTCTTTCATCCCCTGTACGTGCATATGTGTGACTGAAATTTTgaaaggacaaaagaaaaatcctCTTGAGAATTTGTTGGGGAAATCGAAAATCAGAAGCTGAAAGCCTATTCCCGACAAATTAACATAGCTTTATTTCGATTTTATTTCGTTTGTTTGTACTTTTGTTTTCTGAAACTCTGGCATGGCTCTCATGACGTCATGCGGATGCATTCTTTAGTTTGATCATGTAGATCATAAGCAATAAACGAAATTCTgttcctgggcccagttgttccaagcccgattaagctaatcctggattagtggaaattttaagtgttatttatttaccgttaaagtaGTATTTTTCGCAAGATTAAGGTTGAAGGAAAGAAATTTGTTATTTATAATCTAACTgggtcacaattttttttagctgtaaataagtagcaattaaaatttacactaaCCTCGAATTAGCTGAATCGGGCTTTCAACAACTGGGCCTGGACTTTTCCTTTACAGCCGTGACTACGTTCAAATAATGCAAGGATGGCGCGTAGTGCGGCGTTTGAGCGGCGTGTATGGTCGCGATGATGTCGACGACGATGATGGTGAcgatagtgatgatgatgatgattgcgacgatgacgacgacgacgatgatgaatGCGACGATGACGATACGAAAGGCAATGGGAGGCTGAGAAGAAAAGATGACAGCTTTCAATGTGTCAAACGAATTTACATTCGGGGAACAGGCGAGATGATAACGATCATTTTTAAATCGGATCAATATTTCACCAGGAGAGGCTTCGAAGCATTGTATCACGTCATACCAGGTAATTTAAAGCCTATGTTCTAATTGAAAACAcaggcgtagccaggatttttcaaaggggggggtcacactgtgtcaaagtgagggtacttgTTTGCTTGGACATTTTCGAGCTGAAAAGTCATcacattttcgccacctgttccAGGTTgcttggttaaaaaaggcttgcaaaaggagGTGTCACGGGCATCCCAGGACCTCCCTGGCCACGCCCTTGGAAAGAAAAGGCTTATAAAGCAAGGTGTCACACATAGTACCATCCCtgtggtgtggccatcaccTTAAGCATGCGCACAACTATATCACCCGGGCAGTTATTAGGCAACCTTTATTATAAACTTCATTTTATAAAGTAGAAGCAGAATTTTGGGTTTTCAATCTTAAAAAACCCACAGTGAACATTCACATTACATTTTTGAACCTAACGGATAGAAGTTGGGCTGTGATTAGCTTCCCTACAGAACTGTGTTTGGAAAGCGTTCCTTCAATGTACGGCCTGTCCCAAACGTCGCACTATTGCCATGCCGAACTAAATacaagaattaaattcggttcAAGCGCGACAGTTGCACGGCGTTTGAAACGGTTCGGCAGGTTGAGTTAAGTTCATCACAACAGCATAGCACGGCAGACCCTTTAATGCCGCACGGTAGTAGCTCGACTTGGTTTCAAACAGCGTGCTATTGTCGTGCTGGACTAAATTTATAAATTGTTCTTGGATATGTGATAATGCTGTGTGGAAGGTTTCTTTCATCTGTTCCGGCTTTGATTTTGATTGAATTAAGTTCGACGTCTGAAACCACTTGCCGCGCTCTAGTCGTGCCACTTTAGGGGCAAATCCGTTTGATTTCGTCACGGCAGGAGCACGTCGTTTGAAGCTGGTCTAAGGTACTCGTAGCTCGTTCAGTCTCCGGTTCAACGGGTTCGAGTGCGGGACGGGATTCAAGCATATAGACCCTGCCTTTACTctaatttctcattttttctctCCCCTGTTAGCAAAATGGAGACTTTTCAGTTgttgtagttttatttttttctgggCTTTGTTTATGTTTACTATGATATTGTCATTCATGATAGGTCTGTTAAAACGATAAAATTGCATTTTCCGGATATCAGGAAGGACGTAGACCAGAAGCCCCCTCTCAGcagaaagctcaagaaaacaGTGTCATTTTCATTATTATATGGTTTATTATAACTTGAAGTATTAGAGCGATTActacgcttaatgattggctaGAAAATCTCGAACCAGTTTTTCTGCCAATGAGAATCagccaatcgcaccttgtacaaGCGATTTGTCCCGCGCTTTGAgtaagttacaggtaattgctaagaattctgattggttcaccgcGCTGTCAGctcctgtcgtgattggtcgaagtaatttCTTTCATGTTGGTTTTTCGACAGCCGTTTGAAAACCTTCCTAATGTAAAGCACGTAACTTGCTTTAAATTCCTTCGTTTTGTTTTGACATTGCGGTGGAAtacaaattattaattttccAACATAAGCTCGCTACTCGCTgtgcttgaattttttttgagGGAACGAAAAATAGCTAGTAGatcttgaaaaacaaatctCTGTCTTGTAAGtgttatataattattagtcattttttaattcttcttacttttctttttttttgtacccAGAAACTCCAATGGGaggtctgaatttttcaagAGCTGTTTTCTCATTTTAGCGCCCAACGCGTATTTTCTGCTATTAAAAAGATTACTTTGGGACTATTGCGTCAACCACGCAAGCGGTGCACTGGGAAAATTTATTGAAGATCTTAAATCGGTTCTTGGATTCCCCGAAACGTTGCACCTTAAATTCGTACATGGAAAACTTGTGGTTGTACTGACTGCGCTTAAGAAATTCCTGACCAATAACCTCATAATGCAGAGAACGAATGAACTTTAATTTTGCAAAAGGTGACTCGTTTGTTTTCAGCTTTTAGAAAAGGAGTGTAATGTGACTGTCGTTTTCATTTCCCAGCTTCTTAGTGCAGGAGAATCACGGTAAAGAACGAATTTCGATTTCATAATCCGCCAAGAATTGTACGAGTTTCGAAAGTACAGAAAAATATGTTCTCGTCAACAAAGTGAAGTCCTATCCATATTTCGAATCAACTGCTaggaataatatacaactatccctcgaaggggaggtgaatagtggtggatatataccgagacgcgaagcgtcgatgtatatatccaccgctattcaccgaccctgagggggatagttgttttagtattcaCAAAATCAGATGGATAGAAAAacaaaacgcttcttcaatttcttcttctgaaactttcgcgaaacggcgcgccatttttctctccgtttgcaaaacagtgaatatccaaggatattccgagttacgggagctaatcaaaacgcgcgaaaattgctatccaatgatttggtaaatactaaatgccattattaaaaactggatcattggataagacattcaagactttttattagCTTAGCCATTATgatatatgagccaatataccacaatctacaaatatggtaagcgtacgcgtcagcttaaatttaaatggGAGCAAACAAAGTTTCCCTCAAGAAATAATGGTtgccggcgaaaatcgcttcacaatgaatgaatgaaatggaagtcATATATTTGTGAGAGCTTTAATATACAATTTACTTGATTCAAACCTGATATTTTTTCCCACGAATGtggtaagaacttcagttccACAGGaactgcgcatgcgtaaataaaatggcaataaagcagtacctctggacgtggcgccagagcgtcgtaccaaacgatgctccccgagatttcggcccggaggtcgcttttggagccaagtttcagatacctgtcgccaggcagggagggagagaaatgtcggcccctagaccatatgtgacagatccctttcgtccactcggCTCGATTCATATTTAGCATTAATTGCTATATATATGGAACCATAATATGGATAtgtcctccatgtggtacgttcacgTGCGTATTTAacacaattgcgcatgcgcttttgCGTtaacactcatttcaaggttcAGGTTCATTATTAAAGTCTTGTTGTGTTCCTTGTGGTACTTGGTGCATGCTACATTTACAGATGACGATGTGACGTCACACAATCGTCACTTGCTCTCAATCAGACTTGCAGTGCTGTGATAAAGTGGCTTTCACCCCTTCGttttttctcattaaatatgcaaattgctGACGTCGTCTTTGCCATGACAGTCGCCGTTAGGGAGTCTaaggggagcttaagcagcaacgacggcaacgaaaacgtcacttgaaaataaacattttgaaaatggtgactattttgttattattgcttcttcctcgcatcttttattgttgacagagcgcgctgcaaatggactgatagaagcaccgttgaagtaaatatagagaatgaaaga belongs to Acropora muricata isolate sample 2 chromosome 9, ASM3666990v1, whole genome shotgun sequence and includes:
- the LOC136927668 gene encoding CUB domain-containing protein-like, with the translated sequence MVLTGLGAIQARSFYPDVLLQRQEQAPQLPVQCSVCDGPTLESCVASQVAENCTSGLICYTLQAFDGARNEFINSKGCFPGFLCSWNEGCSMVNASRGGAIHSCSLSCCDTPLCNAQAPFNAMAQPLNTTEAATNTTTAAPVTTTVSPTTTAPPTTTVQPTTTKAPTTTTAPPRTVAKTTIAPTTIPQALCGGPLTSPSGFFASPFYPLPYPNNARCVWSVSVPQGSLLRLNFLFFKTEKCYDFVEIYVGQRLVRRLSGGDDDDDDKDDDNKKADYDDDCDDDDLDDLDDIDDHEEDGVLTIHGTGEMIRILFRSDYSVTRRGFFVRYKIASPQLPAAVPCGAPLTIPTGRFTSPGFPGKYPNNADCRFSITVPLGSILVLNFKAFETERCRDYVQIMQGWRVVRRLSGVYGRDDVDDDDGDDSDDDDDCDDDDDDDDECDDDDTKGNGRLRRKDDSFQCVKRIYIRGTGEMITIIFKSDQYFTRRGFEALYHVIPGLLKR